A section of the Arcobacter roscoffensis genome encodes:
- the thiD gene encoding bifunctional hydroxymethylpyrimidine kinase/phosphomethylpyrimidine kinase, whose amino-acid sequence MNTILSIAGSDSGGGAGIQADIKSSLYHNGFMTTAITAITAQNTLGVQGVVPLEPNFVKEQIDSVNSDFDIKAVKIGMLGSQDLIEVVKEYIKDLQIPVVLDPVAISRANSKLLDDDCIESLKQLFSFATLITPNRYEAKEFFGVEHIEDILSCENYGTNILFKDIEDNEDFAVDVLKTSDGKLEYFQSKRASDLNTHGTGCSYSAAIATLLSYDDDLKAVIKEAKEYIYEAIVNAPNLGKGNGPIKHNLKGLKC is encoded by the coding sequence ATGAATACTATTTTATCAATTGCTGGTAGTGACAGTGGTGGTGGAGCAGGAATACAAGCTGACATAAAAAGTTCACTTTATCACAATGGCTTTATGACTACAGCAATTACAGCAATTACTGCTCAAAATACTTTAGGTGTTCAAGGTGTAGTTCCATTAGAGCCTAATTTTGTTAAAGAACAAATAGACTCAGTAAACAGTGATTTTGATATAAAAGCAGTAAAAATAGGTATGTTAGGCTCACAAGATTTAATTGAAGTTGTAAAAGAGTATATAAAAGATTTACAGATTCCTGTGGTTTTAGACCCAGTTGCAATATCAAGAGCAAACTCAAAACTTTTAGATGATGATTGTATTGAAAGCTTAAAACAACTATTTTCTTTTGCCACACTTATTACACCAAATAGATATGAAGCAAAAGAGTTTTTTGGTGTTGAGCATATTGAAGATATTTTATCTTGTGAAAATTATGGAACAAATATTTTATTTAAAGATATAGAAGATAATGAAGACTTTGCAGTAGATGTGCTAAAAACAAGTGATGGGAAACTAGAGTATTTTCAAAGTAAAAGAGCAAGTGATTTAAACACTCATGGTACAGGATGTTCATATAGTGCAGCAATTGCAACACTTTTATCTTACGATGATGACTTAAAAGCTGTAATAAAAGAAGCAAAAGAGTATATCTATGAAGCAATAGTAAATGCCCCAAATTTAGGAAAAGGCAATGGACCTATAAAACATAATTTAAAAGGCTTAAAATGTTAA